A genomic region of Pseudopipra pipra isolate bDixPip1 chromosome W, bDixPip1.hap1, whole genome shotgun sequence contains the following coding sequences:
- the LOC135405907 gene encoding ankyrin repeat domain-containing protein 26-like, which yields MEMYKELYVEEVKTRRCLAKKLERLEKLLRIESRKLRVNEEKGSQSQLEEMKKRYSEKVKEVDRFQREVAELSQQLDREREQCTQLEAKNQALQEELSALRGECENLAMDKCQLQEELAKLHHHLETNVVDRSQLEQCKREVEEQADQEIRQKLQEVNEFLQAQAAHQDTLEEIRSSHVDSLKKQLEDRIRDLERALGRTKSNQAERPFQKESTQAEVDKYKELYLVEAKSRKSLAKKLERATERLAVANTKLFLERHRSRSAVPSSAVSGLLAASPLLDSPGLGHLGISLGLSRSLALRTPPRHLW from the exons atggaaatgtacaaagagctgtatgtggaggaagtgaaaaccagaagatgccttgccaagaaactggaaag gctggaaaagcttctgaggaTAGAGAGCAGGAAACTCCGGgttaatgaagagaaaggaagtcagtcccagctggaagaaatgaagaagagatATTCTGAAAAGGTCAAGGAAGTTGATAGATTCCAAAGAGAG gttgctgaactttcccagcagttgGACAGGGAACGTGAACAGTGCACGCAGctggaagccaaaaatcaggctttgcaagaagagctgtctgCCCTGCGTGGGGAGTGCGAGAACCTGGCCATGgacaaatgccagctgcaagaagagctggcaaaactcCACCATCATTTGGAGACCAACGTGGTGGATCGCAGCCAACTCGAACAGTGCAAAAGAGAGGTGGAAGAACAAGCAGACcaggaaataagacaaaaactccaagaagtcaatgagtttttgcaa gcacaggcagcccaccaggacACCTTAGAAGAAATCAGAAGCAGTCATGTGGACTCACTGAAAAAACAGTTAGAAGACAGAATTAGAGATCTGGAACGTGCACTGGGAAGGACAAAAAGCAAccaagcagaaagaccttttcaaAAGGAATCCACCCAGGCAGAAGTGGACAAGTACAAAGAGCTGTATCTGGTGGAagccaaaagcagaaaaagcctcgccaagaaactggaaag AGCTACTGAGAGACTTGCAGTGGCCAACACCAAGCTCTTTTTGGAGCGCCACAGAAGCAGATCTGCAGTCCCAAGCAGTGCTGTCAGCGGACTTCTGGCTGCAAGTCCACTTCTGGATtcacctggcctgggacacctTGGCATCAGTTTGGGACTGAGCAGAAGTCTGGCTCTCAGAACACCACCCAGACACCTGTGGTAA
- the LOC135405910 gene encoding ankyrin repeat domain-containing protein 7-like: MPWLLSKKRRQSPSSSPSGQPWAATSSSSASQLREQGLGRLHRVAARGDLGWLRRWRWYVKVVGIDRPDQEMRTPLHLASANGHADVVRYLLRKNSQPNLADNFKRTALMKVCGMPSELGGGAQCWGVKGEVSGRIPCRAGP; this comes from the exons ATGCCGTGGCTTCTGAGCAAGAAGCGACGGCAGtcgccctccagcagccccagtgggcagccctgggctgccaccagctccagcagcgcctcccagctccgggagcaggggctgggcaggctgcaccGCGTGGCCGCCCGCGGtgacctgggctggctgaggcgcTGGCGCTGGTACGTCAAGGTAGTCGGCATCGACAGGCCAGACCAGGAGATGCG gacaccTCTGCATCTGGCTTCAGCCAATGGCCATGCAGATGTCGTCAGATATCTgctaagaaagaacagccagcCCAACCTCGCTGACAACTTCAAGAGAACAGCCCTGATGAAGGTGTGTGGAATGCCTTCTGAGCTTGGAGgtggggctcagtgctggggtgttaaaggggaggtgtctggcaggattccttgcagggcagggccataG
- the LOC135405906 gene encoding uncharacterized protein LOC135405906 encodes MLLLFLLLCLCPLLLPPLHPPSRELEDFSFPKLGQMKEAARKRKMPRALQAGEEEVSAPLPCLVLYLPAQHRPWLQDNPTAAAVLPGPDLGGCPWPSLWARGKSPPCPSSFHSLFLFLPSSCSLFLPLLPHVFSFFSFFLLLPFSPFSFFFVPSSPSYSSFLVSLLLPSLRTSVVSRTRAVVLSLYLALVRPHLECCVQFWAFFFLPSSCFLSLLLFLLVLSLLIPSSPFSFSSLLPLHLPSPPLPSGLEANPLPVLPSCPRPRAEDGGHGGQIPPADPGGRGRFEGLHSAGRQRGGKGQEIPQEEGLQSQPRVL; translated from the exons atgctcctcctcttcctcctcctttgcctCTGCCCGCTCCTCCTCCCCCCGCTCCATCCCCCGAGCCGGGAGCTCGAG gatttctccttcccaaagcttggccagatgaaggaggctgcgaggaagaggaagatgccacGGGCCCTCCaagcaggtgaggaggaagtcagtgcccctttgccctgtcttgtcctgtatctcccagcccagcatcgcccctggctgcaggacaaccccactgccgccgccgtcctgccggggccggatttggggggatgtccttggccttccctctgggccagagggaaatcccctccctgtccttcttccttccactccttgttccttttccttccttcttcctgctccttgttcctccctctccttcctcatgttttttcctttttctccttcttccttctccttcctttctctcctttctcctttttctttgttccGTCTTCTCCTTCCTATTCATCATTCCTTGTCTCcttgctccttccttctctcaggaCCAGCgtggtcagcaggaccagggcagtggttctttccctgtacttggcactggtgaggccacacctcgagtgctgtgtccagttctgggccttcttcttccttccttcttcttgcTTCCTCTCcttgttgctttttcttcttgttctttcccttcttattccttcctctcctttttccttctcttccctccttcctctccatcttccttctcctccccttccctctgggctggaggcaaatcccctccctgtccttccttcctgccccaggccccgagctgaggacggagggcacggaggacaaatccccccggcagaccctggtgggagaggccgttttgaagggctccacagcgcaggaaggcagcggggaggaaaagggcaggaGATCCCTCAggaggaggggctccaaagccagcccagggtgctctga